One genomic window of Manihot esculenta cultivar AM560-2 chromosome 16, M.esculenta_v8, whole genome shotgun sequence includes the following:
- the LOC110603874 gene encoding uncharacterized protein LOC110603874 isoform X1, which translates to MEQAEVKNKHSLLSPLEALKNACKSLQNNSFFITQNPQPAIEALLELHAQAGNIFSTYPNLSKLSQLLCSLKTLLQNHRTCQDYSLKSLLRRQITNYRIYQLAVAIEAEVQACIDRDCVQNLVRVSREIDSEEEKLRVLKEFEKRLSQGFDSDFQELVLKAKGFSILESLLCDSTCSKRIREQTGLCIVALVRFNRNVFVGLVLMSPIVQSLISTASACLLQVLCSLIRLIKTPLIDEIELDGEIPRILSLLSSEDLSIQAAALDCICEIAFSGRKEVIEAMIDQGLIEKLVELQRSIHGDNFVMSDQENWNENGSGVICEGSVELGAKRGCEEGQISRDRPFASCVARFAVPIEVGEGLNQRERKEFKREILRRVREASASEAEAASVVAEKILWNIED; encoded by the exons ATGGAACAAGCAGAGGTTAAAAACAAGCACTCTCTGTTATCACCGTTAGAAGCTCTGAAAAATGCTTGTaaatctcttcaaaacaacTCCTTCTTCATCACCCAGAATCCCCAACCTGCCATTGAAGCTCTCTTGGAGCTTCATGCTCAAGCAGGCAACATATTCTCTACTTACCCAAACCTTTCCAAGCTCTCTCAGTTGTTATGCAGCCTCAAAACCCTACTCCAAAACCACAGAACATGCCAAGACTACAGCCTTAAATCTCTCCTTCGCCGCCAAATCACTAACTACAGAATCTACCAATTGGCAGTTGCAATCGAGGCTGAAGTTCAGGCCTGTATTGATCGAGACTGTGTTCAAAATCTTGTCAGAGTGAGTCGAGAAATAGACTCTGAAGAAGAGAAATTAAGGGTTTTAAAGGAGTTTGAGAAGCGTTTGTCACAGGGTTTCGATAGTGATTTTCAAGAATTGGTTCTGAAAGCTAAAGGATTCTCAATTCTCGAATCGTTACTCTGTGACTCAACTTGCTCGAAGAGAATTCGAGAACAAACAGGTCTTTGTATAGTTGCTCTAGTTAGATTCAACAGGAATGTGTTTGTGGGATTGGTTCTTATGAGTCCAATAGTTCAATCCTTAATATCAACAGCTTCCGCTTGTTTACTACAAGTCCTTTGTTCACTTATCAGATTGATCAAGACTCCATTGATAGATGAAATCGAACTGGACGGAGAAATCCCAAGAATTTTAAGCCTACTTAGCTCCGAAGATTTGTCAATTCAAGCTGCAGCCCTGGATTGCATATGCGAAATCGCCTTCTCTGGGAGAAAAGAAGTGATCGAAGCTATGATAGATCAAGGGCTGATTGAGAAGTTAGTGGAGTTGCAGAGATCGATACATGGAGACAACTTTGTCATGTCTGATCAAGAAAATTGGAATGAAAACGGAAGTGGAGTAATTTGCGAAGGAAGTGTTGAATTGGGTGCGAAAAGGGGATGTGAAGAGGGACAAATTTCACGGGATCGGCCATTTGCAAGTTGTGTAGCGAGATTTGCAGTGCCAATTGAAGTGGGAGAAGGGTTGAATcagagagaaagaaaagagtttaaaAGGGAAATCTTGAGAAGAGTCAGAGAGGCCTCTGCTTCTGAAGCAGAGGCTGCCTCTGTTGTTGCAGAG aaaattctCTGGAACATTGAAG
- the LOC110603874 gene encoding uncharacterized protein LOC110603874 isoform X2 yields MEQAEVKNKHSLLSPLEALKNACKSLQNNSFFITQNPQPAIEALLELHAQAGNIFSTYPNLSKLSQLLCSLKTLLQNHRTCQDYSLKSLLRRQITNYRIYQLAVAIEAEVQACIDRDCVQNLVRVSREIDSEEEKLRVLKEFEKRLSQGFDSDFQELVLKAKGFSILESLLCDSTCSKRIREQTGLCIVALVRFNRNVFVGLVLMSPIVQSLISTASACLLQVLCSLIRLIKTPLIDEIELDGEIPRILSLLSSEDLSIQAAALDCICEIAFSGRKEVIEAMIDQGLIEKLVELQRSIHGDNFVMSDQENWNENGSGVICEGSVELGAKRGCEEGQISRDRPFASCVARFAVPIEVGEGLNQRERKEFKREILRRVREASASEAEAASVVAEEYCGTDDA; encoded by the exons ATGGAACAAGCAGAGGTTAAAAACAAGCACTCTCTGTTATCACCGTTAGAAGCTCTGAAAAATGCTTGTaaatctcttcaaaacaacTCCTTCTTCATCACCCAGAATCCCCAACCTGCCATTGAAGCTCTCTTGGAGCTTCATGCTCAAGCAGGCAACATATTCTCTACTTACCCAAACCTTTCCAAGCTCTCTCAGTTGTTATGCAGCCTCAAAACCCTACTCCAAAACCACAGAACATGCCAAGACTACAGCCTTAAATCTCTCCTTCGCCGCCAAATCACTAACTACAGAATCTACCAATTGGCAGTTGCAATCGAGGCTGAAGTTCAGGCCTGTATTGATCGAGACTGTGTTCAAAATCTTGTCAGAGTGAGTCGAGAAATAGACTCTGAAGAAGAGAAATTAAGGGTTTTAAAGGAGTTTGAGAAGCGTTTGTCACAGGGTTTCGATAGTGATTTTCAAGAATTGGTTCTGAAAGCTAAAGGATTCTCAATTCTCGAATCGTTACTCTGTGACTCAACTTGCTCGAAGAGAATTCGAGAACAAACAGGTCTTTGTATAGTTGCTCTAGTTAGATTCAACAGGAATGTGTTTGTGGGATTGGTTCTTATGAGTCCAATAGTTCAATCCTTAATATCAACAGCTTCCGCTTGTTTACTACAAGTCCTTTGTTCACTTATCAGATTGATCAAGACTCCATTGATAGATGAAATCGAACTGGACGGAGAAATCCCAAGAATTTTAAGCCTACTTAGCTCCGAAGATTTGTCAATTCAAGCTGCAGCCCTGGATTGCATATGCGAAATCGCCTTCTCTGGGAGAAAAGAAGTGATCGAAGCTATGATAGATCAAGGGCTGATTGAGAAGTTAGTGGAGTTGCAGAGATCGATACATGGAGACAACTTTGTCATGTCTGATCAAGAAAATTGGAATGAAAACGGAAGTGGAGTAATTTGCGAAGGAAGTGTTGAATTGGGTGCGAAAAGGGGATGTGAAGAGGGACAAATTTCACGGGATCGGCCATTTGCAAGTTGTGTAGCGAGATTTGCAGTGCCAATTGAAGTGGGAGAAGGGTTGAATcagagagaaagaaaagagtttaaaAGGGAAATCTTGAGAAGAGTCAGAGAGGCCTCTGCTTCTGAAGCAGAGGCTGCCTCTGTTGTTGCAGAG GAATATTGTGGAACCGACGATGCCTAG